In Streptomyces ambofaciens ATCC 23877, a single genomic region encodes these proteins:
- a CDS encoding GMC family oxidoreductase, which yields MASTTPHGPETSYDYVIVGGGTAGCVLAARLSEDPDCRVCVIEGGPSDVGDDRILRLRNWINLLGSEFDYGYTTVEQPRGNSHILHSRARVLGGCSSHNTLISFMPLPQDLDDWVARGCVGWDPQTVLPYRDRLRTHIVPVAEADRNPIARDFVTAAARATGVPVVEDFNAEPFADGTGFFSLAYQPEGNLRSSASVAYLHPVLDRPNLTLRLETWAHRLLTDEAGRLTRVAVRGPDGMPAAVRAERELLLCAGAVDTPRLLMLSGFGPADQLRALGIEVRADLPGVGENLLDHPESVIVWETAGPLPPNSAMDSDAGLFLRREPDQPRPDLMFHFYQVPFTVNTERLGYPVPEHGVCMTPNVPRARSTGRMWLRSSNPAEHPALDFRYFTDPEGHDERTIVDGLRVAREIAATDPLRDWLVREVAPGPDVTSDAALSEYGRRAAHTVYHPAGTCRMGAPDDPMAVCDPQLRLRGVDGVRIVDASVFPSMPTINPMVTVLLVAERAVDLLGGGPGAAGREADR from the coding sequence ATGGCCTCCACCACCCCGCACGGCCCGGAGACCTCCTACGACTACGTCATCGTCGGCGGCGGCACCGCCGGTTGCGTGCTCGCGGCGCGCCTGAGCGAGGACCCGGACTGCCGTGTCTGCGTCATCGAGGGCGGCCCCAGCGACGTCGGCGACGACCGGATCCTGCGCCTGCGCAACTGGATCAACCTGCTCGGTTCGGAGTTCGACTACGGCTACACGACCGTCGAGCAGCCACGCGGCAACTCCCACATCCTCCACTCGCGCGCCCGCGTGCTCGGCGGGTGTTCCTCGCACAACACGCTGATCAGCTTCATGCCCCTGCCGCAGGACCTGGACGACTGGGTGGCCCGGGGCTGCGTCGGCTGGGATCCGCAGACCGTCCTCCCCTACCGCGACCGGCTGCGCACGCACATCGTGCCGGTGGCCGAGGCGGACCGCAATCCGATCGCGAGGGACTTCGTCACCGCCGCCGCGCGCGCCACGGGCGTTCCCGTCGTCGAGGACTTCAACGCCGAACCCTTCGCCGACGGCACCGGCTTCTTCTCCCTGGCCTACCAGCCGGAGGGCAACCTGCGCTCCTCCGCCTCGGTCGCCTACCTGCATCCGGTCCTGGACCGCCCCAACCTCACGCTCCGCCTGGAGACCTGGGCCCACCGCCTGCTCACCGACGAGGCGGGCCGGCTCACCCGCGTCGCCGTACGGGGCCCCGACGGCATGCCCGCCGCCGTGCGCGCGGAGCGCGAGCTGCTCCTGTGTGCGGGAGCCGTCGACACTCCGCGGCTGCTGATGCTCTCCGGCTTCGGGCCTGCCGACCAGCTGCGCGCCCTGGGCATCGAGGTGCGGGCCGACCTGCCGGGCGTGGGAGAGAACCTGCTGGACCATCCGGAGTCGGTGATCGTCTGGGAGACGGCCGGCCCGCTGCCGCCGAACTCCGCGATGGATTCCGACGCCGGGCTCTTCCTTCGGCGCGAGCCGGACCAGCCACGCCCGGACCTGATGTTCCACTTCTACCAGGTGCCGTTCACCGTCAACACCGAACGCCTCGGCTACCCGGTTCCGGAGCACGGCGTGTGCATGACGCCGAACGTTCCGCGTGCCCGGTCCACCGGGCGCATGTGGCTGCGCAGCAGCAACCCCGCCGAGCATCCCGCGCTCGACTTCCGGTACTTCACCGACCCCGAGGGACACGACGAGCGCACCATCGTCGACGGCCTGAGGGTCGCCCGCGAGATCGCCGCCACCGACCCGCTGCGCGACTGGCTCGTACGGGAGGTGGCGCCCGGCCCCGACGTGACCTCCGACGCCGCCCTGTCGGAGTACGGGCGCCGTGCCGCGCACACCGTCTACCACCCGGCGGGCACCTGCCGGATGGGTGCCCCGGACGACCCGATGGCCGTGTGCGACCCGCAGTTGAGACTGCGGGGCGTGGACGGCGTACGCATCGTGGACGCGTCGGTCTTCCCGTCCATGCCCACCATCAACCCCATGGTGACCGTTCTGCTGGTCGCCGAGCGTGCCGTGGACCTGCTCGGCGGTGGCCCCGGCGCGGCGGGCCGGGAGGCGGACCGGTGA
- the betT gene encoding choline BCCT transporter BetT — protein MTEQAASDDHPAGSGTLKPVVFFGSAALILSLSLWAIISPSGAEKAIGVAVDRISSWFGWYYFLAATLVLVFVVYIGVSKYGTVKLGPKHYKPDYGLFAWAAMLFAAGIGIDLMFFSVAGPVSHYLAPPEGSPETVEAARQAVVWTLFHYGITGWAMYALMGMVLGYFAFRYRLPLAIRSALYPVIGRRIHGRIGDTVDLAAIIGTVFGISVSLGIGVVQLNYGLKVLFGVPEGLPAQIGLIVVAVVMATVSAVSGVDKGIRRLSQLNVLLAVLLMLFVLVVGEPFRLLNALVQNIGDYISGFPSMTLNTFAYDQPTEWLNAWTLFFWAWWIAWAPFVGLFLARISRGRTLRQFVAATLIVPFLFTGLFLSILGNSALFLVRDGNTEFGRTAMDSPEQAFYGLLEQYPGATFSAGLATFVGLLLYVTSADSGALVMGNLSSDLPTPVTDAAPWLRIFWAVATGLLTLAMLLVGGVQALTDATIIMGLPFSVVMFLIMIGLYLALRTERMREEALATSLPASLSGRTTQQGPPGTRNWRRRLARATTFPGRRAALRFLDDVCRPAFQDVVEELREQGTSAELLEGESEESALPHVGLQAPTGPSDVFVYRIWPVELPTPGFATRSVSTHDSYVRCEVQLAEGNQGYDVMGYTREQLIADVLDHYERHLEFLRLHHEAAARSALPDHRPDDPEAHLPE, from the coding sequence GTGACCGAACAGGCGGCCTCGGACGACCACCCGGCGGGCTCGGGCACGCTCAAGCCCGTGGTCTTCTTCGGCTCGGCCGCGCTGATCCTCTCCCTCTCGTTGTGGGCGATCATCTCGCCCTCCGGAGCCGAGAAGGCCATCGGAGTGGCCGTCGACAGGATCTCGTCCTGGTTCGGGTGGTACTACTTCCTCGCCGCGACGCTGGTCCTGGTGTTCGTCGTCTACATCGGTGTGTCCAAGTACGGCACGGTCAAGCTGGGACCGAAGCACTACAAGCCGGACTACGGACTCTTCGCGTGGGCGGCGATGCTGTTCGCGGCGGGCATCGGCATCGACCTGATGTTCTTCTCCGTGGCGGGTCCGGTGAGCCACTACCTCGCGCCGCCGGAGGGCTCCCCGGAGACGGTCGAGGCGGCGCGACAGGCGGTGGTGTGGACGTTGTTCCACTACGGCATCACCGGCTGGGCGATGTACGCCCTCATGGGCATGGTGCTCGGCTACTTCGCCTTCCGGTACCGGCTCCCGCTCGCGATCCGCTCCGCGCTGTACCCGGTCATCGGCCGCCGCATCCACGGGAGGATCGGTGACACGGTCGACCTGGCGGCCATCATCGGCACCGTCTTCGGCATCTCCGTGTCGCTCGGCATCGGCGTGGTCCAGCTGAACTACGGGCTGAAGGTCCTCTTCGGCGTGCCGGAGGGGCTGCCCGCGCAGATCGGCCTGATCGTGGTGGCGGTGGTGATGGCCACCGTGTCCGCCGTGTCCGGAGTGGACAAGGGCATCCGGCGTCTGTCACAGCTCAACGTCCTGCTCGCCGTCCTCCTCATGCTCTTCGTCCTGGTCGTGGGCGAACCCTTCAGACTGCTCAACGCGCTGGTGCAGAACATCGGCGACTACATCAGCGGCTTCCCCTCGATGACCCTGAACACGTTCGCCTACGACCAGCCCACCGAGTGGCTGAACGCGTGGACGCTGTTCTTCTGGGCCTGGTGGATCGCCTGGGCCCCCTTCGTGGGACTGTTCCTGGCCCGGATCTCCCGCGGCCGCACCCTGCGGCAGTTCGTGGCCGCGACGCTGATCGTCCCGTTCCTCTTCACCGGGCTCTTCCTCTCGATCCTCGGCAACAGTGCCCTGTTCCTCGTACGGGACGGAAACACCGAGTTCGGCCGGACCGCGATGGACTCGCCGGAGCAGGCCTTCTACGGGTTGCTGGAGCAGTACCCGGGCGCGACCTTCAGCGCCGGCCTCGCCACGTTCGTCGGGCTGTTGCTGTACGTCACCTCCGCGGACTCCGGCGCGCTGGTGATGGGCAATCTCAGCTCCGACCTGCCGACCCCGGTGACCGACGCGGCACCGTGGCTGCGCATCTTCTGGGCGGTGGCGACAGGATTGCTCACGCTCGCCATGCTCCTCGTGGGCGGTGTGCAGGCCCTGACCGACGCCACGATCATCATGGGCCTGCCCTTCTCCGTCGTCATGTTCCTGATCATGATCGGTCTCTACCTGGCATTGCGTACCGAACGCATGCGGGAGGAGGCACTGGCCACCTCGCTCCCTGCCTCGCTGTCCGGGCGTACCACCCAGCAGGGCCCACCGGGTACCCGGAACTGGCGGCGGCGGCTCGCACGGGCGACGACCTTCCCCGGCCGTCGGGCGGCCCTGCGGTTCCTCGACGACGTGTGCCGCCCCGCTTTCCAGGACGTCGTCGAGGAACTGCGGGAGCAGGGCACGTCGGCGGAGCTCCTGGAAGGGGAGAGCGAGGAGAGCGCCCTGCCGCACGTGGGGCTCCAGGCGCCGACCGGCCCGAGCGACGTCTTCGTCTACCGGATCTGGCCCGTGGAGTTGCCCACACCCGGCTTCGCGACCCGTTCGGTCAGCACCCACGACAGCTACGTGCGCTGCGAGGTCCAGCTGGCCGAGGGGAACCAGGGCTACGACGTGATGGGCTACACGAGGGAGCAGCTCATCGCGGACGTGCTCGACCACTACGAGCGCCATCTGGAGTTCCTGCGGTTGCATCACGAGGCGGCGGCGCGCTCGGCCCTGCCCGACCACCGCCCCGACGACCCGGAGGCGCACCTGCCGGAATAG
- a CDS encoding SpoIIE family protein phosphatase codes for MTGWTADEGADFRGPLDITRAATMVIDAQDTVIGWSPAAERLLGYPSQEIVGRPLSTFLSSGPTPSVSPLPLSLQGNEIRAARSREGREVVVATAVCPLPGAGRAVRVLVATELKQLRMWDARMALLHGLATQSPVGLAIYDTELRLTWCNAAYEREIGRPFAEFRGLRADELYAEGRFVTKGHPPTLEAVMRRVLATGEPFLDLHFQGRPPSDPETDHLWSCAYYRLQDADGHVFGVCEDAFDISDRQRAQQRLALLVEAGRGIGTTLDVMVTARKITEVAVPEFASVVTVDLASEVLEGEVPATDGSAPMPLVRAARCPSADHHARKPDVASPSSRVAYPSGSPQDRCLSSGGLVLDDTTLVVPLRAGAGMLGLVTFVRGAGSATFDGGEVALADELVARTAVSIDNARRFTRERNAALTLQRQLLPRQLCEGSAVELAYRYLPTDDVTGVGGDWFDVIPLSGTRVGLVVGDVVGHGLQAAATMGRLRTTVRAFAQLDMDPVEVLSRLDDLVAQSGEEQWGETGAPDGGHADVTTGATCLYSVYDPVSRRCVMARAGHLPPAVVDPDGRLSFPELPAGPPLGLGGLPFESTEIELPVGSLLALFTDGLVEARDHDIDHGLATLGRVLSDRHASLEELCDRAVAELLPGGSTADDTALLLVRTRELDTSQVAEWELPAEPLTAGRFRDLATGQLDRWGLEELAFTTELVVSELVTNAVRYAAGPVRVRLIRDRTLLCEVADTGHTSPHLRHSSEDDEGGRGLFIVAQLVQRWGTRYSGTGKTIWTEQAFPATE; via the coding sequence ATGACTGGATGGACCGCGGACGAAGGCGCCGACTTCCGGGGCCCCCTCGACATCACCAGGGCGGCCACGATGGTCATCGACGCCCAGGACACGGTCATCGGGTGGAGCCCCGCGGCGGAGCGGCTGCTCGGCTATCCGTCTCAGGAGATCGTCGGCCGGCCTCTGTCCACGTTCCTGTCGAGCGGCCCCACGCCCTCGGTTTCCCCGCTCCCCCTGTCTCTGCAGGGGAACGAGATCCGCGCCGCCCGGAGCCGGGAGGGGCGCGAGGTGGTCGTCGCCACCGCGGTGTGCCCCCTCCCCGGCGCCGGCAGGGCGGTGCGCGTCCTGGTCGCCACGGAGCTGAAACAGCTCAGGATGTGGGACGCCCGGATGGCCCTGCTGCACGGTCTGGCCACCCAGTCACCCGTGGGGCTGGCCATCTACGACACCGAACTGCGTCTCACCTGGTGCAACGCGGCCTACGAACGGGAGATCGGCCGGCCCTTCGCCGAGTTCCGCGGCCTTCGGGCCGATGAGCTGTACGCGGAGGGACGGTTCGTGACCAAGGGGCACCCGCCCACCCTGGAGGCGGTCATGCGGCGCGTGCTCGCCACCGGGGAGCCCTTCCTGGACCTGCACTTCCAGGGCCGGCCGCCCAGCGATCCGGAAACGGACCACCTCTGGTCCTGCGCCTACTACCGGCTCCAGGACGCCGACGGCCATGTCTTCGGGGTCTGCGAGGACGCGTTCGACATCTCCGACCGCCAGAGGGCCCAGCAACGGCTGGCCCTGCTCGTCGAGGCCGGCCGCGGGATCGGCACCACGCTCGACGTGATGGTCACCGCACGGAAGATCACCGAGGTGGCGGTTCCGGAGTTCGCCTCCGTCGTCACGGTCGACCTGGCCAGCGAGGTCCTGGAGGGGGAGGTACCGGCCACCGACGGCTCGGCGCCCATGCCTCTGGTGCGGGCCGCCCGCTGCCCGAGCGCGGACCACCACGCCCGGAAGCCCGACGTGGCGTCCCCGTCCTCACGCGTGGCGTACCCGTCCGGTTCGCCGCAGGACCGCTGCCTCTCCTCGGGCGGCCTCGTGCTCGACGACACGACCCTCGTCGTACCGCTCCGGGCCGGTGCCGGCATGCTGGGCCTCGTCACCTTCGTCCGCGGCGCCGGGTCGGCCACCTTCGACGGCGGCGAGGTGGCGCTGGCCGACGAGTTGGTCGCCCGTACCGCCGTGTCCATCGACAACGCCCGCCGCTTCACCCGTGAGCGCAACGCCGCCCTGACGCTCCAGCGCCAGCTGCTGCCGCGGCAGCTGTGCGAGGGGTCGGCGGTGGAACTGGCCTACCGCTATCTGCCCACGGACGACGTGACCGGCGTCGGCGGGGACTGGTTCGACGTGATCCCCCTGTCCGGGACCCGGGTCGGGCTCGTGGTCGGGGACGTGGTCGGCCACGGGTTGCAGGCCGCCGCCACCATGGGGCGGCTGCGTACGACCGTACGCGCGTTCGCCCAGCTGGACATGGACCCCGTCGAGGTCCTGTCACGGCTCGACGACCTCGTCGCCCAGTCGGGAGAGGAGCAGTGGGGCGAGACGGGTGCGCCGGACGGCGGGCACGCCGATGTGACCACGGGGGCGACCTGTCTCTACTCGGTCTACGATCCGGTGTCGCGGCGCTGTGTCATGGCCCGGGCCGGCCACCTGCCACCGGCGGTCGTCGACCCGGACGGCCGGCTCTCCTTCCCGGAGCTCCCGGCCGGGCCGCCCCTCGGTCTCGGTGGCCTCCCCTTCGAGTCCACGGAGATCGAACTGCCCGTGGGCAGCCTGCTGGCCCTCTTCACGGACGGCCTGGTCGAAGCGCGCGACCACGACATCGATCACGGACTGGCCACTCTGGGGCGGGTGCTCAGTGACCGGCACGCGTCCTTGGAGGAACTGTGCGACCGGGCCGTGGCGGAGCTCCTCCCCGGCGGCTCGACGGCGGACGACACCGCACTGCTGCTGGTCCGCACCCGCGAACTGGACACCTCGCAGGTCGCCGAATGGGAGCTTCCCGCCGAGCCGCTCACCGCGGGCCGCTTCCGGGACCTGGCCACCGGGCAACTGGACCGGTGGGGACTGGAGGAGCTGGCGTTCACGACCGAGCTGGTCGTCAGTGAGCTGGTGACCAACGCGGTCAGGTACGCCGCGGGGCCGGTGCGGGTCCGCCTCATCCGGGACCGCACCCTTCTGTGCGAGGTCGCCGACACCGGCCACACGTCACCGCACCTGCGTCACAGCAGCGAGGACGACGAGGGCGGACGAGGCCTGTTCATCGTCGCGCAACTCGTCCAGCGGTGGGGGACCCGCTACTCCGGCACCGGCAAGACCATCTGGACCGAACAGGCCTTCCCCGCCACGGAATAG
- a CDS encoding sigma-70 family RNA polymerase sigma factor, whose translation MISPALPETCDMTSRAARDRDARTSADVSTTTWALAARDGDTEAVDHLVRALHRDVRHFVTYLGADPQTADDLAQDTFLRALGSLHRFEGRSSARTWLLSIARRAVVDSYRHASARPRLADTDDWQTVAERAQERGLPGFDDGIALGELLAALPDERREAFVLTQLLGLPYAEAAALSDCPVGTVRSRVARARASLMRALHDAERAEPLGATA comes from the coding sequence GTGATCAGTCCTGCCCTGCCCGAGACATGTGACATGACGTCACGAGCCGCACGCGACCGCGACGCGAGGACGTCCGCGGACGTGTCGACGACGACCTGGGCGCTCGCCGCCCGCGACGGTGACACGGAGGCCGTCGACCACCTCGTACGCGCCCTCCACCGCGACGTACGCCATTTCGTCACCTATCTCGGTGCCGACCCCCAGACCGCCGACGACCTGGCCCAGGACACCTTCCTGCGGGCCCTCGGCAGCCTGCACCGCTTCGAGGGCCGCTCCTCCGCCCGGACCTGGCTGTTGTCCATCGCCCGGCGCGCGGTCGTCGACAGCTACCGGCACGCCTCGGCCCGGCCCCGCCTCGCCGACACCGACGACTGGCAGACCGTCGCCGAACGCGCGCAGGAGCGCGGCCTGCCGGGCTTCGACGACGGCATCGCGCTCGGGGAGCTGCTGGCGGCGCTGCCCGACGAACGCCGTGAGGCGTTCGTGCTCACCCAGCTCCTCGGCCTTCCCTACGCGGAGGCGGCCGCGCTCAGCGACTGCCCGGTCGGAACGGTCCGGTCCCGCGTCGCCAGGGCCCGTGCCTCCCTGATGCGGGCCCTGCACGACGCCGAGCGGGCCGAACCGTTGGGTGCCACCGCCTGA